A genomic region of Apteryx mantelli isolate bAptMan1 chromosome 10, bAptMan1.hap1, whole genome shotgun sequence contains the following coding sequences:
- the CLEC3A gene encoding C-type lectin domain family 3 member A, producing MAQTGITIFLLICILLLDQTISQASKFKARKHSKRRVKEKDDLKTQIDKLWQEVNALKEMQALQTVCLRGTKAHKKCYLVSEGTKHFHDANEDCIAKGGTLAIPRNSDETNILRDYGKKSMPRVSEFWLGVNDMINEGKFVDVNGMVLQYFNWDRSQPNGGKRENCVFFSQPSQGKWVDEVCRTAKRYICEFLIP from the exons ATGGCACAAACTGGAATTACGATTTTTCTACTTATATGCATACTACTGCTGGATCAGACTATCAGCCAGGCTTCAAAATTCAAAGCCAGGAAGCACAGCAAACGTAGAGTGAAAG aaaaggatGACCTAAAGACCCAGATTGACAAGCTGTGGCAAGAGGTAAATGCTCTGAAAGAAATGCAAGCACTTCAGACAG TCTGTCTCCGTGGGACAAAGGCCCATAAGAAGTGCTACCTTGTGTCTGAAGGCACCAAACATTTTCATGATGCCAATGAAGACTGCATAGCCAAGGGAGGGACGCTGGCTATCCCAAGGAATAGTGACGAAACAAATATTCTTCGAGACTATGGCAAGAAAAGCATGCCTAGAGTGTCTGAGTTTTGGTTGGGTGTCAATGACATGATAAATGAAGGGAAATTTGTTGATGTCAATGGCATGGTTCTACAGTACTTCAACTGGGATCGCTCCCAACCAAATGGGGGGAAGCGTGAaaactgtgtctttttttctcAGCCATCACAAGGCAAGTGGGTGGATGAAGTCTGCCGTACTGCCAAAAGATATATTTGTGAATTTCTGATCCCGTAA